Proteins from one Chanodichthys erythropterus isolate Z2021 chromosome 15, ASM2448905v1, whole genome shotgun sequence genomic window:
- the ago4 gene encoding protein argonaute-4 isoform X11 — MEALGPGPPAPPSLFQPPRRPGLGTVGKPIRLLANHFQVQIPKIDVYHYDIDIKPEKRPRRVNREVVDTMVRHFKMQIFGDRQPGYDGKRNMYTAHPLPIGRDRVDLEVTLPGEGKDQTFKVSLQWVSVVSLQMLLEALSGHLNEVPEDSVQALDVITRHLPSMRYTPVGRSFFSPPEGYYHPLGGGREVWFGFHQSVRPAMWNMMLNIDVSATAFYRAQPVIEFMCEVLDIQNINEQTKPLTDSQRVKFTKEIRGLKVEVTHCGQMKRKYRVCNVTRRPASHQTFPLQLENGQAMECTVAQYFKQKYSLQLKYPHLPCLQVGQEQKHTYLPLEVCNIVAGQRCIKKLTDNQTSTMIKATARSAPDRQEEISRLVKSNSMVGGPDPYLKEFGIVVHNDMTEVTGRVLPAPMLQYGGRVSTDTGRDCSRNKTVATPNQGVWDMRGKQFYAGIEIKVWAVACFAPQKQCREDLLKSFTDQLRKISKDAGMPIQGQPCFCKYAQGADSVEPMFKHLKMSYVGLQLIVVILPGKTPVYAEVKRVGDTLLGMATQCVQVKNVVKTSPQTLSNLCLKINAKLGGINNVLVPHQRPSVFQQPVIFLGADVTHPPAGDGKKPSIAAVVGSMDGHPSRYCATVRVQTSRQDLSQEQLFSQEVIQDLTNMVRELLIQFYKSTRFKPTRIIYYRGGVSEGQMKQVAWPELIAIRKACISLEEDYRPGITYIVVQKRHHTRLFCSDKAERVGKSGNVPAGTTVDSTITHPSEFDFYLCSHAGIQGTSRPSHYHVLWDDNCFTADELQLLTYQLCHTYVRCTRSVSIPAPAYYARLVAFRARYHLVDKDHDSAEGSHVSGQSNGRDPQALAKAVQIHYDTQHTMYFA, encoded by the exons GCCCGCCTGCCCCTCCCTCCCTCTTCCAGCCACCGCGCCGGCCCGGATTGGGTACGGTGGGGAAGCCGATTCGCCTGCTGGCCAATCACTTCCAGGTGCAGATCCCCAAGATCGACGTCTACCATTACGACATCGACATCAAGCCTGAAAAGCGACCCCGCAGGGTCAACAG AGAGGTGGTGGACACGATGGTGAGACACTTTAAGATGCAGATCTTCGGGGACAGACAGCCTGGGTATGATGGCAAGAGGAACATGTATACGGCGCATCCGCTACCCATCGGCCGGGACCGG GTGGATCTGGAGGTGACGTTGCCAGGCGAGGGCAAGGATCAGACCTTCAAGGTGTCTCTGCAGTGGGTGTCGGTGGTGAGTCTGCAGATGCTCCTGGAAGCTCTGTCCGGTCACCTGAACGAGGTCCCGGAGGACTCTGTTCAGGCTCTGGATGTCATCACTCGTCACCTGCCCTCCATGCG GTACACTCCAGTCGGTCGTTCTTTCTTCTCACCACCAGAGGGATACTATCACCCGCTGGGAGGAGGGAGGGAGGTTTGGTTCGGTTTCCATCAGTCGGTCCGTCCAGCGATGTGGAACATGATGCTCAACATAGATG TGTCAGCCACAGCCTTCTACCGAGCCCAGCCTGTCATCGAGTTCATGTGTGAGGTTCTGGACATCCAGAACATCAATGAGCAGACCAAACCCCTCACAGATTCACAACGTGTCAAGTTCACCAAGGAGATCCGAG GACTGAAAGTGGAGGTCACACACTGCGGCCAGATGAAGAGGAAGTACCGTGTGTGTAACGTCACGCGCCGCCCTGCCAGCCATCAGAC ATTTCCTTTGCAGCTTGAGAACGGACAAGCTATGGAGTGCACCGTCGCCCAGTATTTCAAACAAAAGTACAGCCTGCAGCTCAAATACCCCCATCTGCCCTGCCTCCAGGTGGGGCAGGAACAAAAGCACACCTACCTGCCCCTTGAG GTTTGTAACATAGTGGCGGGACAGCGCTGTATAAAGAAGCTAACCGATAACCAGACCTCGACCATGATCAAAGCTACGGCCCGCTCCGCCCCAGACAGACAGGAAGAGATCAGCAGACTG GTCAAAAGCAACAGCATGGTGGGCGGGCCCGACCCGTACCTGAAAGAGTTCGGTATCGTGGTGCACAATGACATGACCGAGGTGACTGGGCGGGTCCTCCCAGCGCCCATGCTTCAGTATGGGGGCCGGGTGAGTACAGACACTGGGAGGGACTGTAGCAGG AACAAGACGGTGGCCACACCCAACCAGGGTGTCTGGGACATGAGAGGAAAGCAGTTTTATGCGGGTATTGAGATCAAGGTGTGGGCCGTCGCCTGCTTCGCCCCGCAGAAACAGTGCAGAGAGGATCTGCTCAA GAGCTTCACCGACCAGCTGCGCAAGATCTCCAAAGATGCCGGGATGCCGATTCAAGGCCAGCCCTGCTTCTGCAAGTACGCCCAGGGCGCAGACAGCGTggagcccatgttcaagcatctCAAGATGTCTTACGTGGGACTACAGCTCATTGTGGTCATTCTGCCGGGGAAAACGCCCGTCTATG CGGAGGTGAAGCGTGTGGGAGACACTCTGCTGGGAATGGCCACTCAGTGCGTGCAGGTGAAAAACGTGGTGAAGACGTCCCCTCAGACGCTGTCCAACCTCTGTCTGAAGATCAACGCCAAACTAGGGGGCATCAACAATGTGCTGGTGCCACATCAGAG GCCCTCTGTGTTCCAGCAGCCGGTCATCTTCTTGGGCGCAGATGTCACTCACCCCCCCGCGGGCGACGGGAAGAAGCCGTCCATTGCGGCGGTGGTGGGGAGCATGGACGGACACCCCAGCCGCTACTGTGCCACCGTGCGGGTGCAGACTTCACGCCAGGATCTGTCCCAGGAGCAGCTCTTCAGTCAGGAGGTCATCCAGGATCTCACCAACATGGTGCGAGAGCTCCTCATTCAGTTCTACAAGTCGACCCGGTTTAAGCCCACGCGCATCATCTACTACCGCGGAGGAGTTTCTGAGGGCCAGATGAAGCAG GTCGCCTGGCCGGAGCTGATCGCCATCAGGAAAGCTTGCATCAGTCTCGAAGAGGATTACAGACCGGGAATCACCTACATCGTAGTGCAGAAACGTCACCACACTCGCCTCTTTTGCTCTGATAAAGCCGAGAGG GTCGGGAAGAGTGGCAATGTCCCAGCAGGCACTACAGTGGACAGCACCATCACACACCCCTCAGAGTTTGACTTCTACCTGTGCAGCCATGCTGGAATCCAG GGCACTAGCCGTCCCTCTCACTATCACGTCTTGTGGGATGACAACTGTTTCACCGCCGACGAACTGCAGCTCTTGACTTACCAGCTCTGCCACACCTACGTGCGCTGCACCCGCTCCGTCTCCATCCCAGCGCCAGCCTACTACGCCCGGCTCGTGGCGTTCCGTGCCCGTTACCACTTGGTGGACAAAGACCATGACAG CGCTGAAGGAAGTCACGTATCAGGACAGAGTAACGGCCGAGACCCTCAGGCCCTGGCGAAGGCGGTCCAGATTCACTATGATACCCAGCACACTATGTACTTCGCCTGA
- the ago4 gene encoding protein argonaute-4 isoform X13 has protein sequence MEALGPGPPAPPSLFQPPRRPGLGTVGKPIRLLANHFQVQIPKIDVYHYDIDIKPEKRPRRVNREVVDTMVRHFKMQIFGDRQPGYDGKRNMYTAHPLPIGRDRVDLEVTLPGEGKDQTFKVSLQWVSVVSLQMLLEALSGHLNEVPEDSVQALDVITRHLPSMRYTPVGRSFFSPPEGYYHPLGGGREVWFGFHQSVRPAMWNMMLNIDVSATAFYRAQPVIEFMCEVLDIQNINEQTKPLTDSQRVKFTKEIRGLKVEVTHCGQMKRKYRVCNVTRRPASHQTFPLQLENGQAMECTVAQYFKQKYSLQLKYPHLPCLQVGQEQKHTYLPLEVCNIVAGQRCIKKLTDNQTSTMIKATARSAPDRQEEISRLVKSNSMVGGPDPYLKEFGIVVHNDMTEVTGRVLPAPMLQYGGRNKTVATPNQGVWDMRGKQFYAGIEIKVWAVACFAPQKQCREDLLKSFTDQLRKISKDAGMPIQGQPCFCKYAQGADSVEPMFKHLKMSYVGLQLIVVILPGKTPVYAEVKRVGDTLLGMATQCVQVKNVVKTSPQTLSNLCLKINAKLGGINNVLVPHQRPSVFQQPVIFLGADVTHPPAGDGKKPSIAAVVGSMDGHPSRYCATVRVQTSRQDLSQEQLFSQEVIQDLTNMVRELLIQFYKSTRFKPTRIIYYRGGVSEGQMKQVAWPELIAIRKACISLEEDYRPGITYIVVQKRHHTRLFCSDKAERVGKSGNVPAGTTVDSTITHPSEFDFYLCSHAGIQGTSRPSHYHVLWDDNCFTADELQLLTYQLCHTYVRCTRSVSIPAPAYYARLVAFRARYHLVDKDHDSAEGSHVSGQSNGRDPQALAKAVQIHYDTQHTMYFA, from the exons GCCCGCCTGCCCCTCCCTCCCTCTTCCAGCCACCGCGCCGGCCCGGATTGGGTACGGTGGGGAAGCCGATTCGCCTGCTGGCCAATCACTTCCAGGTGCAGATCCCCAAGATCGACGTCTACCATTACGACATCGACATCAAGCCTGAAAAGCGACCCCGCAGGGTCAACAG AGAGGTGGTGGACACGATGGTGAGACACTTTAAGATGCAGATCTTCGGGGACAGACAGCCTGGGTATGATGGCAAGAGGAACATGTATACGGCGCATCCGCTACCCATCGGCCGGGACCGG GTGGATCTGGAGGTGACGTTGCCAGGCGAGGGCAAGGATCAGACCTTCAAGGTGTCTCTGCAGTGGGTGTCGGTGGTGAGTCTGCAGATGCTCCTGGAAGCTCTGTCCGGTCACCTGAACGAGGTCCCGGAGGACTCTGTTCAGGCTCTGGATGTCATCACTCGTCACCTGCCCTCCATGCG GTACACTCCAGTCGGTCGTTCTTTCTTCTCACCACCAGAGGGATACTATCACCCGCTGGGAGGAGGGAGGGAGGTTTGGTTCGGTTTCCATCAGTCGGTCCGTCCAGCGATGTGGAACATGATGCTCAACATAGATG TGTCAGCCACAGCCTTCTACCGAGCCCAGCCTGTCATCGAGTTCATGTGTGAGGTTCTGGACATCCAGAACATCAATGAGCAGACCAAACCCCTCACAGATTCACAACGTGTCAAGTTCACCAAGGAGATCCGAG GACTGAAAGTGGAGGTCACACACTGCGGCCAGATGAAGAGGAAGTACCGTGTGTGTAACGTCACGCGCCGCCCTGCCAGCCATCAGAC ATTTCCTTTGCAGCTTGAGAACGGACAAGCTATGGAGTGCACCGTCGCCCAGTATTTCAAACAAAAGTACAGCCTGCAGCTCAAATACCCCCATCTGCCCTGCCTCCAGGTGGGGCAGGAACAAAAGCACACCTACCTGCCCCTTGAG GTTTGTAACATAGTGGCGGGACAGCGCTGTATAAAGAAGCTAACCGATAACCAGACCTCGACCATGATCAAAGCTACGGCCCGCTCCGCCCCAGACAGACAGGAAGAGATCAGCAGACTG GTCAAAAGCAACAGCATGGTGGGCGGGCCCGACCCGTACCTGAAAGAGTTCGGTATCGTGGTGCACAATGACATGACCGAGGTGACTGGGCGGGTCCTCCCAGCGCCCATGCTTCAGTATGGGGGCCGG AACAAGACGGTGGCCACACCCAACCAGGGTGTCTGGGACATGAGAGGAAAGCAGTTTTATGCGGGTATTGAGATCAAGGTGTGGGCCGTCGCCTGCTTCGCCCCGCAGAAACAGTGCAGAGAGGATCTGCTCAA GAGCTTCACCGACCAGCTGCGCAAGATCTCCAAAGATGCCGGGATGCCGATTCAAGGCCAGCCCTGCTTCTGCAAGTACGCCCAGGGCGCAGACAGCGTggagcccatgttcaagcatctCAAGATGTCTTACGTGGGACTACAGCTCATTGTGGTCATTCTGCCGGGGAAAACGCCCGTCTATG CGGAGGTGAAGCGTGTGGGAGACACTCTGCTGGGAATGGCCACTCAGTGCGTGCAGGTGAAAAACGTGGTGAAGACGTCCCCTCAGACGCTGTCCAACCTCTGTCTGAAGATCAACGCCAAACTAGGGGGCATCAACAATGTGCTGGTGCCACATCAGAG GCCCTCTGTGTTCCAGCAGCCGGTCATCTTCTTGGGCGCAGATGTCACTCACCCCCCCGCGGGCGACGGGAAGAAGCCGTCCATTGCGGCGGTGGTGGGGAGCATGGACGGACACCCCAGCCGCTACTGTGCCACCGTGCGGGTGCAGACTTCACGCCAGGATCTGTCCCAGGAGCAGCTCTTCAGTCAGGAGGTCATCCAGGATCTCACCAACATGGTGCGAGAGCTCCTCATTCAGTTCTACAAGTCGACCCGGTTTAAGCCCACGCGCATCATCTACTACCGCGGAGGAGTTTCTGAGGGCCAGATGAAGCAG GTCGCCTGGCCGGAGCTGATCGCCATCAGGAAAGCTTGCATCAGTCTCGAAGAGGATTACAGACCGGGAATCACCTACATCGTAGTGCAGAAACGTCACCACACTCGCCTCTTTTGCTCTGATAAAGCCGAGAGG GTCGGGAAGAGTGGCAATGTCCCAGCAGGCACTACAGTGGACAGCACCATCACACACCCCTCAGAGTTTGACTTCTACCTGTGCAGCCATGCTGGAATCCAG GGCACTAGCCGTCCCTCTCACTATCACGTCTTGTGGGATGACAACTGTTTCACCGCCGACGAACTGCAGCTCTTGACTTACCAGCTCTGCCACACCTACGTGCGCTGCACCCGCTCCGTCTCCATCCCAGCGCCAGCCTACTACGCCCGGCTCGTGGCGTTCCGTGCCCGTTACCACTTGGTGGACAAAGACCATGACAG CGCTGAAGGAAGTCACGTATCAGGACAGAGTAACGGCCGAGACCCTCAGGCCCTGGCGAAGGCGGTCCAGATTCACTATGATACCCAGCACACTATGTACTTCGCCTGA
- the ago4 gene encoding protein argonaute-4 isoform X4, producing MEALGPGPPAPPSLFQPPRRPGLGTVGKPIRLLANHFQVQIPKIDVYHYDIDIKPEKRPRRVNREVVDTMVRHFKMQIFGDRQPGYDGKRNMYTAHPLPIGRDRVDLEVTLPGEGKDQTFKVSLQWVSVVSLQMLLEALSGHLNEVPEDSVQALDVITRHLPSMRYTPVGRSFFSPPEGYYHPLGGGREVWFGFHQSVRPAMWNMMLNIDVSATAFYRAQPVIEFMCEVLDIQNINEQTKPLTDSQRVKFTKEIRVRSQRTLGSELALPLTQREQVSYIGLKVEVTHCGQMKRKYRVCNVTRRPASHQTFPLQLENGQAMECTVAQYFKQKYSLQLKYPHLPCLQVGQEQKHTYLPLEVCNIVAGQRCIKKLTDNQTSTMIKATARSAPDRQEEISRLVKSNSMVGGPDPYLKEFGIVVHNDMTEVTGRVLPAPMLQYGGRNKTVATPNQGVWDMRGKQFYAGIEIKVWAVACFAPQKQCREDLLKSFTDQLRKISKDAGMPIQGQPCFCKYAQGADSVEPMFKHLKMSYVGLQLIVVILPGKTPVYAEVKRVGDTLLGMATQCVQVKNVVKTSPQTLSNLCLKINAKLGGINNVLVPHQRPSVFQQPVIFLGADVTHPPAGDGKKPSIAAVVGSMDGHPSRYCATVRVQTSRQDLSQEQLFSQEVIQDLTNMVRELLIQFYKSTRFKPTRIIYYRGGVSEGQMKQVAWPELIAIRKACISLEEDYRPGITYIVVQKRHHTRLFCSDKAERVGKSGNVPAGTTVDSTITHPSEFDFYLCSHAGIQGTSRPSHYHVLWDDNCFTADELQLLTYQLCHTYVRCTRSVSIPAPAYYARLVAFRARYHLVDKDHDSCSSSLPSLSETLCAEGSHVSGQSNGRDPQALAKAVQIHYDTQHTMYFA from the exons GCCCGCCTGCCCCTCCCTCCCTCTTCCAGCCACCGCGCCGGCCCGGATTGGGTACGGTGGGGAAGCCGATTCGCCTGCTGGCCAATCACTTCCAGGTGCAGATCCCCAAGATCGACGTCTACCATTACGACATCGACATCAAGCCTGAAAAGCGACCCCGCAGGGTCAACAG AGAGGTGGTGGACACGATGGTGAGACACTTTAAGATGCAGATCTTCGGGGACAGACAGCCTGGGTATGATGGCAAGAGGAACATGTATACGGCGCATCCGCTACCCATCGGCCGGGACCGG GTGGATCTGGAGGTGACGTTGCCAGGCGAGGGCAAGGATCAGACCTTCAAGGTGTCTCTGCAGTGGGTGTCGGTGGTGAGTCTGCAGATGCTCCTGGAAGCTCTGTCCGGTCACCTGAACGAGGTCCCGGAGGACTCTGTTCAGGCTCTGGATGTCATCACTCGTCACCTGCCCTCCATGCG GTACACTCCAGTCGGTCGTTCTTTCTTCTCACCACCAGAGGGATACTATCACCCGCTGGGAGGAGGGAGGGAGGTTTGGTTCGGTTTCCATCAGTCGGTCCGTCCAGCGATGTGGAACATGATGCTCAACATAGATG TGTCAGCCACAGCCTTCTACCGAGCCCAGCCTGTCATCGAGTTCATGTGTGAGGTTCTGGACATCCAGAACATCAATGAGCAGACCAAACCCCTCACAGATTCACAACGTGTCAAGTTCACCAAGGAGATCCGAG TACGATCACAGCGAACACTGGGATCTGAGTTGGCGCTGCCGCTGACCCAGAGAGAGCAGGTGTCATATATAG GACTGAAAGTGGAGGTCACACACTGCGGCCAGATGAAGAGGAAGTACCGTGTGTGTAACGTCACGCGCCGCCCTGCCAGCCATCAGAC ATTTCCTTTGCAGCTTGAGAACGGACAAGCTATGGAGTGCACCGTCGCCCAGTATTTCAAACAAAAGTACAGCCTGCAGCTCAAATACCCCCATCTGCCCTGCCTCCAGGTGGGGCAGGAACAAAAGCACACCTACCTGCCCCTTGAG GTTTGTAACATAGTGGCGGGACAGCGCTGTATAAAGAAGCTAACCGATAACCAGACCTCGACCATGATCAAAGCTACGGCCCGCTCCGCCCCAGACAGACAGGAAGAGATCAGCAGACTG GTCAAAAGCAACAGCATGGTGGGCGGGCCCGACCCGTACCTGAAAGAGTTCGGTATCGTGGTGCACAATGACATGACCGAGGTGACTGGGCGGGTCCTCCCAGCGCCCATGCTTCAGTATGGGGGCCGG AACAAGACGGTGGCCACACCCAACCAGGGTGTCTGGGACATGAGAGGAAAGCAGTTTTATGCGGGTATTGAGATCAAGGTGTGGGCCGTCGCCTGCTTCGCCCCGCAGAAACAGTGCAGAGAGGATCTGCTCAA GAGCTTCACCGACCAGCTGCGCAAGATCTCCAAAGATGCCGGGATGCCGATTCAAGGCCAGCCCTGCTTCTGCAAGTACGCCCAGGGCGCAGACAGCGTggagcccatgttcaagcatctCAAGATGTCTTACGTGGGACTACAGCTCATTGTGGTCATTCTGCCGGGGAAAACGCCCGTCTATG CGGAGGTGAAGCGTGTGGGAGACACTCTGCTGGGAATGGCCACTCAGTGCGTGCAGGTGAAAAACGTGGTGAAGACGTCCCCTCAGACGCTGTCCAACCTCTGTCTGAAGATCAACGCCAAACTAGGGGGCATCAACAATGTGCTGGTGCCACATCAGAG GCCCTCTGTGTTCCAGCAGCCGGTCATCTTCTTGGGCGCAGATGTCACTCACCCCCCCGCGGGCGACGGGAAGAAGCCGTCCATTGCGGCGGTGGTGGGGAGCATGGACGGACACCCCAGCCGCTACTGTGCCACCGTGCGGGTGCAGACTTCACGCCAGGATCTGTCCCAGGAGCAGCTCTTCAGTCAGGAGGTCATCCAGGATCTCACCAACATGGTGCGAGAGCTCCTCATTCAGTTCTACAAGTCGACCCGGTTTAAGCCCACGCGCATCATCTACTACCGCGGAGGAGTTTCTGAGGGCCAGATGAAGCAG GTCGCCTGGCCGGAGCTGATCGCCATCAGGAAAGCTTGCATCAGTCTCGAAGAGGATTACAGACCGGGAATCACCTACATCGTAGTGCAGAAACGTCACCACACTCGCCTCTTTTGCTCTGATAAAGCCGAGAGG GTCGGGAAGAGTGGCAATGTCCCAGCAGGCACTACAGTGGACAGCACCATCACACACCCCTCAGAGTTTGACTTCTACCTGTGCAGCCATGCTGGAATCCAG GGCACTAGCCGTCCCTCTCACTATCACGTCTTGTGGGATGACAACTGTTTCACCGCCGACGAACTGCAGCTCTTGACTTACCAGCTCTGCCACACCTACGTGCGCTGCACCCGCTCCGTCTCCATCCCAGCGCCAGCCTACTACGCCCGGCTCGTGGCGTTCCGTGCCCGTTACCACTTGGTGGACAAAGACCATGACAG ttgcagctcctctcttcccagtctgtcagaaaCGCTCTG CGCTGAAGGAAGTCACGTATCAGGACAGAGTAACGGCCGAGACCCTCAGGCCCTGGCGAAGGCGGTCCAGATTCACTATGATACCCAGCACACTATGTACTTCGCCTGA
- the ago4 gene encoding protein argonaute-4 isoform X7 encodes MEALGPGPPAPPSLFQPPRRPGLGTVGKPIRLLANHFQVQIPKIDVYHYDIDIKPEKRPRRVNREVVDTMVRHFKMQIFGDRQPGYDGKRNMYTAHPLPIGRDRVDLEVTLPGEGKDQTFKVSLQWVSVVSLQMLLEALSGHLNEVPEDSVQALDVITRHLPSMRYTPVGRSFFSPPEGYYHPLGGGREVWFGFHQSVRPAMWNMMLNIDVSATAFYRAQPVIEFMCEVLDIQNINEQTKPLTDSQRVKFTKEIRVRSQRTLGSELALPLTQREQVSYIGLKVEVTHCGQMKRKYRVCNVTRRPASHQTFPLQLENGQAMECTVAQYFKQKYSLQLKYPHLPCLQVGQEQKHTYLPLEVCNIVAGQRCIKKLTDNQTSTMIKATARSAPDRQEEISRLVKSNSMVGGPDPYLKEFGIVVHNDMTEVTGRVLPAPMLQYGGRGLSPQNKTVATPNQGVWDMRGKQFYAGIEIKVWAVACFAPQKQCREDLLKSFTDQLRKISKDAGMPIQGQPCFCKYAQGADSVEPMFKHLKMSYVGLQLIVVILPGKTPVYAEVKRVGDTLLGMATQCVQVKNVVKTSPQTLSNLCLKINAKLGGINNVLVPHQRPSVFQQPVIFLGADVTHPPAGDGKKPSIAAVVGSMDGHPSRYCATVRVQTSRQDLSQEQLFSQEVIQDLTNMVRELLIQFYKSTRFKPTRIIYYRGGVSEGQMKQVAWPELIAIRKACISLEEDYRPGITYIVVQKRHHTRLFCSDKAERVGKSGNVPAGTTVDSTITHPSEFDFYLCSHAGIQGTSRPSHYHVLWDDNCFTADELQLLTYQLCHTYVRCTRSVSIPAPAYYARLVAFRARYHLVDKDHDSAEGSHVSGQSNGRDPQALAKAVQIHYDTQHTMYFA; translated from the exons GCCCGCCTGCCCCTCCCTCCCTCTTCCAGCCACCGCGCCGGCCCGGATTGGGTACGGTGGGGAAGCCGATTCGCCTGCTGGCCAATCACTTCCAGGTGCAGATCCCCAAGATCGACGTCTACCATTACGACATCGACATCAAGCCTGAAAAGCGACCCCGCAGGGTCAACAG AGAGGTGGTGGACACGATGGTGAGACACTTTAAGATGCAGATCTTCGGGGACAGACAGCCTGGGTATGATGGCAAGAGGAACATGTATACGGCGCATCCGCTACCCATCGGCCGGGACCGG GTGGATCTGGAGGTGACGTTGCCAGGCGAGGGCAAGGATCAGACCTTCAAGGTGTCTCTGCAGTGGGTGTCGGTGGTGAGTCTGCAGATGCTCCTGGAAGCTCTGTCCGGTCACCTGAACGAGGTCCCGGAGGACTCTGTTCAGGCTCTGGATGTCATCACTCGTCACCTGCCCTCCATGCG GTACACTCCAGTCGGTCGTTCTTTCTTCTCACCACCAGAGGGATACTATCACCCGCTGGGAGGAGGGAGGGAGGTTTGGTTCGGTTTCCATCAGTCGGTCCGTCCAGCGATGTGGAACATGATGCTCAACATAGATG TGTCAGCCACAGCCTTCTACCGAGCCCAGCCTGTCATCGAGTTCATGTGTGAGGTTCTGGACATCCAGAACATCAATGAGCAGACCAAACCCCTCACAGATTCACAACGTGTCAAGTTCACCAAGGAGATCCGAG TACGATCACAGCGAACACTGGGATCTGAGTTGGCGCTGCCGCTGACCCAGAGAGAGCAGGTGTCATATATAG GACTGAAAGTGGAGGTCACACACTGCGGCCAGATGAAGAGGAAGTACCGTGTGTGTAACGTCACGCGCCGCCCTGCCAGCCATCAGAC ATTTCCTTTGCAGCTTGAGAACGGACAAGCTATGGAGTGCACCGTCGCCCAGTATTTCAAACAAAAGTACAGCCTGCAGCTCAAATACCCCCATCTGCCCTGCCTCCAGGTGGGGCAGGAACAAAAGCACACCTACCTGCCCCTTGAG GTTTGTAACATAGTGGCGGGACAGCGCTGTATAAAGAAGCTAACCGATAACCAGACCTCGACCATGATCAAAGCTACGGCCCGCTCCGCCCCAGACAGACAGGAAGAGATCAGCAGACTG GTCAAAAGCAACAGCATGGTGGGCGGGCCCGACCCGTACCTGAAAGAGTTCGGTATCGTGGTGCACAATGACATGACCGAGGTGACTGGGCGGGTCCTCCCAGCGCCCATGCTTCAGTATGGGGGCCGG GGACTCTCTCCTCAGAACAAGACGGTGGCCACACCCAACCAGGGTGTCTGGGACATGAGAGGAAAGCAGTTTTATGCGGGTATTGAGATCAAGGTGTGGGCCGTCGCCTGCTTCGCCCCGCAGAAACAGTGCAGAGAGGATCTGCTCAA GAGCTTCACCGACCAGCTGCGCAAGATCTCCAAAGATGCCGGGATGCCGATTCAAGGCCAGCCCTGCTTCTGCAAGTACGCCCAGGGCGCAGACAGCGTggagcccatgttcaagcatctCAAGATGTCTTACGTGGGACTACAGCTCATTGTGGTCATTCTGCCGGGGAAAACGCCCGTCTATG CGGAGGTGAAGCGTGTGGGAGACACTCTGCTGGGAATGGCCACTCAGTGCGTGCAGGTGAAAAACGTGGTGAAGACGTCCCCTCAGACGCTGTCCAACCTCTGTCTGAAGATCAACGCCAAACTAGGGGGCATCAACAATGTGCTGGTGCCACATCAGAG GCCCTCTGTGTTCCAGCAGCCGGTCATCTTCTTGGGCGCAGATGTCACTCACCCCCCCGCGGGCGACGGGAAGAAGCCGTCCATTGCGGCGGTGGTGGGGAGCATGGACGGACACCCCAGCCGCTACTGTGCCACCGTGCGGGTGCAGACTTCACGCCAGGATCTGTCCCAGGAGCAGCTCTTCAGTCAGGAGGTCATCCAGGATCTCACCAACATGGTGCGAGAGCTCCTCATTCAGTTCTACAAGTCGACCCGGTTTAAGCCCACGCGCATCATCTACTACCGCGGAGGAGTTTCTGAGGGCCAGATGAAGCAG GTCGCCTGGCCGGAGCTGATCGCCATCAGGAAAGCTTGCATCAGTCTCGAAGAGGATTACAGACCGGGAATCACCTACATCGTAGTGCAGAAACGTCACCACACTCGCCTCTTTTGCTCTGATAAAGCCGAGAGG GTCGGGAAGAGTGGCAATGTCCCAGCAGGCACTACAGTGGACAGCACCATCACACACCCCTCAGAGTTTGACTTCTACCTGTGCAGCCATGCTGGAATCCAG GGCACTAGCCGTCCCTCTCACTATCACGTCTTGTGGGATGACAACTGTTTCACCGCCGACGAACTGCAGCTCTTGACTTACCAGCTCTGCCACACCTACGTGCGCTGCACCCGCTCCGTCTCCATCCCAGCGCCAGCCTACTACGCCCGGCTCGTGGCGTTCCGTGCCCGTTACCACTTGGTGGACAAAGACCATGACAG CGCTGAAGGAAGTCACGTATCAGGACAGAGTAACGGCCGAGACCCTCAGGCCCTGGCGAAGGCGGTCCAGATTCACTATGATACCCAGCACACTATGTACTTCGCCTGA